In the genome of Populus trichocarpa isolate Nisqually-1 chromosome 10, P.trichocarpa_v4.1, whole genome shotgun sequence, the window GATATATTATTGCATAGAAGGAATGCAGCAGCCAAATGGTCAACATCACCAGCCTGCATATTGTACTGATCGTCAGCAGCTCAGCAATccaagcaaaaataaaagaaagatcaaGAAGAGCAATAACCTCTCCACAGTGTGGACGAAATTTGATTGTAGGCAATCCTTTTGATTCGCGAAGCTGGAAAAGTTGGAGAACAAAACAATTGGAACATGATCAGCATAAAAGGTTTTacctccttttattttctattttccaaGAAAGAGCAACATGAAGGTGTAATagacaaacaaataaaacaaacattgcCATCCAACAAAATTAACCAAATGAGTTCTTGACTAATGCATTTGTCCTAGGCAAATCAACCTGTTAAGTAATTACTCAAAAACATTCCTCCTGCCAAAATGAAATTGAGGCAACAAATTTATCGAGCATTCTGGTAAGAATAGGGGATATTGCGTGGTGAGATCTTGGGGCTTGCAACACAAGCAGCATGTTCAATCTTGTAAGCAtccatttcattaaaaatgcTGAGAGGACTGTCTCAAAAGTTTCCATCCCACTTCAGTAGGACCATAATTTGACAATGGCCTTTTCTGGTTATTTTGATAAATGAACTTGATGAATTAATAAGTCCAGTACTataatttgctttatatatcACCACATATCCTGGAGATCATCATGCAAAAGTTATAGACTACATGCATCAGCCAACTATACAGCAAGGCAACTTAAGTCAAATTCTTTAATGAGGTAAAAATCTGGGATAAACATTCAATTAATTGTTAGTGGTATACCTTTCTCAAAGATGTTTCATTGTGTTTCTGAAGAGACAGGTTGCCAGTAGTAGAAAGGAGATATTGAGAAGAGGTGCAATGGAAAACAGgagacaaacaaacaaaaaaaggaaagaaaaaaaagctaaaagagATTATGTTGTTGAAATTTCAACCAGCCCCCCTCAACTGGGTGAAATTCCCTCCCTTTCCCTAACTGAACGAACCAAAAAGGGGGAACAATTGTAGCAAAAACCATTCCTCTATTTTACCACCAGGCCAAACTCACCGTTGAGAGTAGAAACTATCGTACTACTATGGAGCTTGCTATAACATTGAACTTGTATCAACATTAATACACCCAATAACTAGACAAAAACAAGCTACATAAAGCATTGTTAAAGAAACCAAAAAGTAGCAAGCAATGCACACCTTGTTAAGAGTATACAAGTTCGCATAACAGTAATATGCATAATAGGAATATGCTGGATTAAACTCATTGGTCCATTCAGCTGGCTTTGGCATGTGTTTAGTTGGACGCCTTTCTGGTCTGCTTTCATCATCAACAATATCTAATCCCACAACCTGCATGAAGATAAGAGCATTAATTTAATTCTCAGAGGATGGTCTCTAACATTTCAGCATGTTGAGGCAGACCTTTTTCTAATAAATGGGTTGTGAATTACACAAGCAAAAGCACAGCAgagataaagaaataaatttttttaaaaaatcatgtttgttgGACCAAAGAGGAAAACATGAACTTCCTAACTATATCCACTAAAAACTACATGCCAATCAAATTATTACGGATATACAATATGTTCAAATAAGAGAAACTATGAGATAAATTTAcctgcattaaaaaaacatgtagttGAGGATGGGAGCTCGGATTGATTGTAACTTCGAATAGTGGAATGAAAACATTATCAAGAATATTCTGGAACGAAGTAACTGTTCCCATTTGCTTGTATACATTGTAAAGCCGTGGAAGCTGCTCGAacaagatttttattaaaaaggaaaaaaaaagtggtgaAGATAACGGGAAAACCCAATAAAGATTTCACTCCAAGCAAACTCATGAATTGTTACCAGTGAGGACTTGATTCTAGAACACTTAAATTTGCCTAGAACAGTGATGCTCCAAGTGATACTGATGCAACATATTCAATTTTGTCAACTTATTTCTAACAATAGATAAACAATGCCACATGATAGTTCAAGACTTcgatttactaaaaaaaaaggcttagaATCTTTTGTTCcaatataaacaattttttcttcctAATATAAACTATCTTGTGTTTAAATAAGTTTCTCATGGTCCAAAGTTCTGAGCAAATACATTCTAATGGTATGAATCATCATGCTCAGGAGTGGCCACTCTAATTAGTTGGGTGGATGAATGGCTAAACACACATAACAATGCAGCTTCCATAAGAAAAGGCACAGCATTAAAAATTACCTGGATCAACCAAACAGCATTCTCACTGTAAATTGCATTATTAATGAACCAACTTGCCAACTGGTCCCATTCACTTTGTTTTCTCCCATATATGGATACTCTATACTCGGCCATCTGAGTTTATTGGATAACAAATTTTGgtgtcaataataataaaaatgtttttattagaaCTTAAGTCAATAACTGAGCTTACAGCTATTTGTAGCAATTCATAATCATTGGatacaaaataatcaaatgataaCAGAGAACATGTAAGGGAGCCTGACGAGTGTGACTAATGGCTTGTGGCAAGAGATGCAACTATCATCAATGGGCGTGAGCATAGTTGCAAGGGGGCAGCCTAAGCCAGCCCTGGcaacatgagaaaaaaaaggagttgatCCAGAGCAtgacaagagagaaaaacaaaaggcagaCTGTAAAAGCAACCAGCAGCCAAACTGACAATTACAGGCTAGCAACATTGGTGATGATACCTCTGAAACTGCCATCCTGCCTAACATTATGGCTTATTAGGGACTAAAGGAGAGCCCAAATTAGTTTTACATAGTGCCCAAACCAGTAATGTCCATTGTTGAGGACCAACAaaaaggatagtttaaatatgcCTATAGAATTCCTAAGCATATTGCAAATAATTCCAAAGCTGTCCTGAAATAGTAAGGTATATTTTTTTGTccagtttttatataaatcttttgAGCATCTTCATTCACCACTGATATACATCAAAAAACTTCCCAAGGCAAACTAAAAACCGTGACATATAATTTCCCCCGACCGCTAAAAGATCCAAAtgtcaataaaatcaaaataaaaaagccttATGCCATACAGCATCCAAGAGCAACAAAAGGTTCATTGATGCAGAGCCAAAAAACCATGCAAATACTTGCTCAAACTTGAGCAGCTAGAAAAAGATTTCATTGCACATGAATCAAGATTTTGGCCTCTGAAATCAGTTTCTAGAACTTACAGGGAGCTTACGGACGTACATGCAGAAAATGAGAGGGAGAGAACTTgtgaagagattttttttttccagttgcATATAAATGCTGCCAAaaatataagaagaagaaaactcccTTTCCTACTTTGTGTACAGTACACAACATTTGTGCACATACTTTGAATGACTGAAGAATGAGAAAACAATTGTTCAGGTAGGATAGCAGGATATCAATGCACAAAGGGTCCACAAAGAGACAAAATATGAAACACAGGTGCTCCTTAGAATGTAAGGCATTATCTTTcaggaaaaagaaatggaaaaactaaaagaatagaCAAGCACTGGATTGCGAAGCAAAACCTGGTATTTGCTTGCCTCAAGATCTGATAAAACTCTTTTTGTTACTTCAGCCAAGAAACGTCCTATCATAATTCAGTTAAAGTCAGCACACacttttttttctgtcaaaaaCAATCTAATTGAACACAGAAATTCACTTCATTAGATGTCTTCaagtaccaaaaaaaaagagcaaccaCAGAACAGTTCctacaactcaaaatatttaACACAATTAAGCAAGTACCAATAGTTCAAAAAGAAGTCAAATACATGCAGTGAAAACAAACATCAGAACAAAGACATCGCTCGCAAAAATGGCCTAGTCGAAGAAAACAATTATGTAGCAATTTATTAGAATGGCTGTAAGTACTACACTAATAACCTTGAATGAGATTATCCTGCTTTAAAAAGATCTCTCTGAGTCTGCTTTGTCCACAAGGATTATATTTGAGGTTGAATTTATCAAAACGGTGAAAGGTGCTCTTATCAGCATGGACATCCAACAAATCAACATTCAAATCATACCTGACATGCAAGTTTAAAATGctatatcaaaatcattcctCACAATGAGgatattgataaaaacataACATATACACCCAATCAAATAGGATATCAATAGAACATAATACATACACAGTCAAATCTAAACTCTCAAAAACTTCATTTAGCGTCATGTATTTTCCATCTCTGAATATAACAACCTGCAAAACCAATGTACTTAGCACGTAATAAAAGGCATCTAAAGATaacattgaaagaaagaaaataaacaaaaaattatctaacTAAATGATAACGCACCTGAGCTATTGTTACATAAGTTCTATTTACTTTGGATTGATCAACAAAGAGGTTTCCTCTTCTACAAATATGTTTCAATAATAGGTTTCTTACTGTAGGGGTTGAATTTCGGCTATGGGAAAATTGTGTAAGCAGGGAAGAAATGTAATTTCTGCATATTCTTGCTAAAAAGAACTAGTTCAAATTTGATACAGGGTCTAGTCTTATTTGGGATTTAGAGTATCAATTAAGTATCAATTACAAATTTTCTGTTATGTCTGCTTTCCTTTACGTGCATAAAACGGAAGCACCTATTCTATGTTAATAGGAAGGGACtttgaaaaatatagttatgcttatttttgtttagtttgagGGTTGCGGCCCTCAGTGTTCTGcttcttccctttcttcttgCTATTAGTAATCTCGGATTACTTATCACAactaaaacaacaatctcaaaCCCTCCTTAATCAATCCCAACTCTACACACATCCCAACTCTACACACATCAAACCTCAATCCTGATTCCAACTTAAAAGCTCAACTTCTCCAAACCTAGCtcaccaaaaatattttgtggTACACAAAATCTAAATTGTCCCACATCAATTTCGTATCAAAGATAAAGTGATACctcctcttttatttctttctccaGCATCcaggttttaaattaattacataaagTTTGAACACAATAAATGCTGCAGGTGGCAATATTAGGAATGTATAATCCTGTTAAGGTGTCTTATAAGGAGTCATTCATTCAATCAACCCAAGTTTTATTAGATCAATTGCATCAAGTCACAATGGAAGTGCTCTATCAAATATTGgtgtttgttggataatgtaaTCATGATTAAAGAATCTGCCTTATTTGCTATATCAGCAAAGTGTTATTTCTGCAATGCTTTCTCTTAAGAGGCAAGATATCTACAATAACTACTGTCAAATGGATGTCCAGTTCTATAGCAATGTAGATGAAAAATTAGTTAAAGAAATAGAAGACTCCTTAGAGAATattgcaaattaatttttaaagcaaTTGCAATTACAAAACTCAAGAGAAAAGTGTTCCTTTGATAAGGAAGCAAACCAAGCAGTTTGAcatgaaggggaaaaaaaaggttcaagCTACATCAAATCTAAGACAAACACAGCTGGAATAGCACATACAGCCACCAGAAAGCGAAGATGATAAAAGCGCTATTGAACAGAACTGTCAAGCATAGTCAATAGAATGGAGTTAGCAAAATAGAAGCACAATATTGCCAATGAAATTGTTGGTGACAAAGGGAATACGGTGCAATATCTTCCTCTCACAACTTTATAAAACTTCAGAATTATCAACAATTCATTCCACGGTCTCCTCAATCTTTGGTAAAGATAACATCAACTGAATCAGCACATGTCAAAGTGTTAAGAGCTTTATATTACCACACTTAAAAACTCAACATCAAGTTTtctgaagtaaaaaataaaaggaagaattgaTGGCACACTTTATGGTTATAGAAGACACATGTACCTtggaaaaatcaaaaccaagttATCTTAGTTAGAACTAGAGTCTGTTTGGCATGGCTtgtgaaaaataacttttgactTTTGAGTCATAATTCAgaagttacttttcaaaaataacCTGTGATAAAAAGGGGTCAAATTAGAAGCATGTTTTGCAAAAAAAGAAGACTCAACAACATTTTGGAGTAGTATAagttaaaatcaataatttcaaagTTAAGAACTTTAACGTTTGAATGAAGCAAAATTATGATTCAATTttgtaaacttttttatttaagtcaaaagttatttttaaatgtatttatgactttttttgaatcaaaagttaaaacGCAACTTAAATATATTTGCAAAAGTCATACCAAAGGGAACCTAATTCTTTATCAAGAGGTTTCTAGTCTAAGAACAAGTTTTAATGACAGGTTCAGTGTTTGAGTTTAAGTTATGAATAATCTGTTGTTCGAGGCAgaattgttatgaatattttttttcttataaatgtgGTCTAGTCCTATTtacagataaaatattaattaggattttactATTATGTGTGTTTTCCTTTCCCATTTAATTTAAGACTATTAGGCCTTTTGGTGCATATAAATCAAGCACTTATGCGGTACAAGGAGCACCTTCTCCATTTTCCAAGCCTGATAAAACACCAGTAGGAAAGAAATCTAAAAGCTGAGCTGTCCTTCACACTTTTGTTCTTCTCTTTGCTTGCTACAGTGATCTCGGATTACCATTCACCTTTACAGTAACAGTCCCAAATCCTCCAATTAACACATCATTAATCAATCTCAATTCCACATACATCAAGCCCTTACCTTGATCTCCACCTAGAATCCCTAGTTCACCAAAAATCCTAAGTTGTCTTACATCACCAAAGCAAACAACTTACATGGTCAAATTGGTGGGAAATTGGGATGTACCTCATCTGGTTCTTCTCTAAGTTTTGACTTGATGAAACGCAAGAGATGCTTCTGGTTCATGCAAGCAGAATGATGCACATGTGTATCGACTTTTCTGATATTGTAGAAATCACGGTGGGGTGCACCCTTCTGAGCCATGGATTCCCTGTCTGCATTTATTAACAGATGAAGGCGGAATTTCTGTATAGTGTGCAGATATAAGTTACAAGCTGAAGTTAATAACACGAGTCCAGAAGGAGGTTTGAAGAAAATTACCTCCTCGAGAAATCGTAGCCTGAGATAGCATGCAGAGCGAACATTTCCGATAGACATGATTCTTAAGACATGATGCATATCAGTGAAAAAGGCGGTTGCACTAGCAACAGGGAAAAGTTCTACAGTATctggattaaaatttaaaaaatccttgATTAGAAACATGCTAAAAAGTTAATAAAGTAACAACTttcgaaatttaaaaaaataaataccgtCTCAGAAAAACTTGATCTTTAAAAATGTGCAGAATAGCCATGACCCAGATGTTTTCTTCATGAGTATATCTACCTTCAAGtcattttttcagtttgggttcCAGAAGCTATTACTTCCAAGTTGGATCTCATGGCCACATCATACAATGTAGGCCCAAAAGAGCTCTGggtaaattaatttcaagttttttgagGTATTAGTAGAATTTGAACCCTACACCCGTGGAGTATATTTTGAACTGAAACAAATTGAGTATGGAAGGACTAATGTTTTACCACAGCATAAGAATTCAGTGACTAGCATATAACTACAACGAAACGTCCAAGACCCAAAAGTAATTTAAACAATTTCTCTCTATGGATAATCCTACATAGGAAATGCTACACAGCCAGTGCTAACATATGGAAGTGGTGACCCAACTTAGAGAGTGTTTGTTTGTAAGGTGTGCTGTGCAGCGCACCTCTTaaacaaacacacccttaacaATCATTTCAGCAAGAATTACACATATGAAGCACCAACATGAAACGTGATCAAACAACTCAACATGAAAATCTAATACAATTTTTGTGATTAACAAATGTGCTCCAAGTCTAACAATTGCTAACCTGAGAAACATGAGTCAAATTCAGATAGATGTTCCTTTTGTGAAACAAGTTCATTGGTTGGTTTTATGGGAGCATTGTCAAAGACATTTTACAAGAACAAACTTATGAACTGGAAAATATATTGGGATTTGAATCCAAAGATCACAATTCAAAGGCCCATCAGATACCAAGTTGGATCAAATAATTATGTCCTAGGATAATGCTATCAGGAGACTGTTTAAGCATAGTTTGAAAAGGAGGTTCAAAGCCATTCCCAATTTCTTAAACTTCAGAGTCACCAGTGTATAAACAATGATTGATCAAAATGAATAATACTCTGTTACTACATACCATGTTCACTGGCATAAACATGAACAACTCCATCTTCCATCCTAAAGCAATGCTGCACAAGAGTTTAAGATAAATGatcaaaagaaatattaaaagagCTTTGTGGATAGAAGAACGGCTCCACTGGactaaaaggggaaaaaatttaagagagaaaaaaggaaagaaaaaaaaaatgtaactaATGATATTTGTGgagaatttcaaattaatagcTGAAAGTAACTTACTGAAGTTGCTGGAAAAGGTTCAAAGTGATCAGTATTCACCTCTGATGCAGTAGATTCTTCCACAGAATGCTTCATCCATGGAGCGACCTTTTCCGTATAAAGATAACTATTTCTCAGATCCAAACATTCACGAATCATCTTACGCACTTCTTCCTCTTCAATATTTATTGACTCTGAGTAGAAATATTTAGGGAGAAAGAGAACATATGTCAATATCAAAGGTTAATTTGTACAAAGATCCCCTGAAATATTGGCTGTTGGGATCGCCTCCCcctaaacatttttattattattattattatttcaaaagatgAATTATCTGTGTTTGGATTTGCACCTCTTTTGTTAAGTTCCATTCATAAATCCCATAAAAAAGCACATGAAAATCAGGTGTATCACCCaaaaccataagaaaaaaatatccctCACCTTTTGTTTCCTGCTAGTTGAAAAAAGGTCAAAATAATCGttcaaacaaaaaggaaaatatttaaaCCACCTTAAGacattgagaaagaagaagaaataattcaaataaaaaccataaagaTGAGCACATAAGCTTGCTATCTTACTCGTGGGCTTGAAAAAGTTTTCTTGCAATCTCACACTGATCTTTGATCACCTTGATCAAGAAAGATTGGTTAGAATTTTTCAGGTTATTGCATCAGGAGAGAAGTATCTGATGAGAGAAGAACCAACTCAATAAGTCACCAACCAGATTGCAATCACCTCACATTTATCTCCACATTCTCCATCAACTCACGATCAAAATTGTCCACATGAATCATTGATGCAGGCccatatgatatattttttaggactATTTATTTTAGAAGGAAATCTAGggtttgtttaataattttagttttcctATGCTTTCGTACATTCATTAggattttccattttatttgtttggatGCATACATATAAACATTCTATGTAGACATTCAGTTTAACAATTACATATTAAGTAAAATAAACTTGAGCTGTCACAATCATTTATGTCATTATTCTCATATTCATACTCTAAAGCTAAGGTGAGTTGTGACAATTAGCTACAATATAACCCCTATTAAGACAACCATGGCATTGTATGGAAGAACTTCTACCACAGGAACTGCCACTAAAACGAGAATTGGAAAAGGTGTTGCTTTGAGTTTTAGGAAAGACATCTTTTTGCCTAACATTATTATCCCTCTAAAGCCAAATTGAGAAACACAGTGAGATAAATGACTCTATGAATTGTTACATTCCTTGCgaagagaaaatgaaattttaatttacattactgtaataataattaaaaaactactcCATCAAAGATTGTGATCGTGACAATGGTAGAAAGTGGTGTTAACAATTTCACAATGATGTTTGTGTTGTagtaatgataataacaataataagaataattattgtatctatggtggtggtggtggtggtggtggtggtggtggtggtgacaaCGATAGGAGTAATTATTGTATCTGTGGTGGTGGCAGTAGCGGCGGCGGTAGAAATGGTGTTAtttataacaataatatattttgagaaaagaaagccAATAAACTATTCAACACATAATATAGAGAAAACACTCTatgaaagcaaaaacaaagatCTCAAGAAAGGACTAGAAAAAGAGTACCAGGTACAGAAGTTCGTTGAGGTAAAATCATGGTAGCAATAACGGGATTGCTTCCCACTTGATGACCTGAAGTTGCATGTCCCTTTCTGTCACCATGTTGTTCAAAATTTTGGCCGGGAACACTATTTGTACTATCAACATAACTAAATTGTAGAGCGgtagaattttgaatttttggatcAATATCCTGCAAACCCATTAGCAATAATTATGCACTTATTTGAATATGCTTTTTTAAATGGCACtccaaaagtaaaaaataaaaaaggctcaCAAAACTTTAAATAATCAATACATGGCAAGGAAAAAGACACATAGCAATTTACTAATATGAACACATATTAGccaaaaatgatgtttttgttgacCTATCTTAACCAACATTATCACAAATCATATGCACATGGCAGCCAACAAACCACAAAACAATTTGTAGGGTGGAGTTGGGACTTGGCTTCCATGATCATTAGTGAAAATTCACTCTAAATGACAAAGTAATCAATTCAAGTCaataaataggtttttaaagcatTGGGAACTACAATACAACATAATCTAAAGCATTTTCACTCCTCATCCATGACTATACGTAAAAGCATGAACTCTATTGAAACATttgatttgaccaaaatattcttattatatatttaatttaatttggtctttgtgtcaattaattcaaaacaaattaaactctCCTTTCCCTCCCACTACGTGACctcaaagtttttatttttactttttttttttcatttgaggctcctttcatttttctttcaactaCCTTGAAGTCATAATCTAACACAAAAATCTCATAGATGTAAAAGACATGATTTCCTTACTTatcatcttaattattttctaatatatatctATCCTTTTAACAAGAGTTTTCCTATTTTTTACTagctaatttttttgtttataatttctcAATTGATTGCTAGTGTCTTCAAAGAAAACTCATATGTTGTTAACATAGTGGTTTCGTGGGAGCACTTAGACATAATTGTGTACATATTCTTCTTTATGTGTTGAACACAagagtttttttagaaaagaaatccctaaattcatgttttttaggTCATGTCTAGGAGTATAATATCAttagattgaaagaaaaaaaagaaatagagcacttttatgaaaacaaacatctaatattttttttcagctGGACCTTCAAGTTGTGCAAGTGTATCACCTTCAAGCTGATAGACAAAGTCCTTCCCCAAACACGATCGTTTTCCACTTGGATGACTTCAAAAGAAGTCGCCAATAAATTAGAGACCAAGAAACATAAACTATTTATTGACACTCAATCATCTCTTTGCTATTTCAATAATAGAGTTTACTCATGTCCCAGACCTAAGTTGTTCTGGAATAAACATGTTTGCAATCATTTTGTATTTGCTCATTCAACTTTCTGTGTAGATGTAGGTATCTGGGTTTTTGAATAGTAATATGGCTATTTAGATTCGTGTGAGATCTGGATTTGGCTTTTGATGGGTAGCAATTGAAAGAAAGGATCTTGAATTTGATTGTGGTATATTGGACCTTGGTATCTAAGATTGAGGAAAAActaattttacttttactttatcGACATCATTTAGATAATAGAGTGAAAATCATGATTTTCACATCATTTAACAGGTTAAATAGATAATTTGATAGAATGGATGTAAATTCAAACACCCTATATAATTCACGTGttggagaaaaaaacattaattgaagGGATGTCAATCTAAGCAGGTAACACTTAAAGGGTTATTTCTACAATATAACCCTAAAACactatagtaattaaaaaaattcattgccTATTGTACCTTTAgcaattaattttagaaagtcTTTTAATATCCTAACTAACTTattgtgtgtattttttttcctagaagGTTGACCATTTGTATACCTAAGTGACCTACACAAAAGCAAATTCAGGACTTATGGGAATATTAATTACTTTAGCTAACTAAAATCTAACCATTATCAAGACCATTATAAAAGGTTGCTTCTCATTACCTCCAAGGCTCACTACCATTACCTGGCAAACTataccatcttttttttttagtaaaagcCCTAAATCACTTGAGCTTTGTCTAGGTCTGACTATCCGAGATAATAATGCCtctttcaaaaattgaagaGAAGAAACCTATGTAGGATAGGAAGATCGACAAGCGAGGTGAGTGCTAGTTCTATAAATGTGCACCACCATTCCCAAGCCTAATGGTCAATAGATAATTACGGACTGGTTGTTCAATCGTATAACATGACTTACACACCCTTGTCAACCAATATCAACATCTTTCCAATGGGATAACCCTCTTTATTTGTGAAGAGGATCAATCTCTTTTCAATGAGGAGGTTGAGTAGAATGAATAGAGTTAGCAGCCACAAACCATGAGAGAGCATGTGTTCACACCTTGTACCCAAGCTTGCCTAACATAGAAAAAGGGCTTGGAGAAAGAGGttgaattttttagataaataggACTTCTAAAGTCCAAGCACCTGATCAATCTAGCTCAATCCAGTGCACGAGCAATTCCTTTAGCAGTAGTCTTTTGATGATAATGACACTCTATCTAAATGACTAATAAGAATTATTAGAATATAACTCTATATTATTTACACTAAAACTCTCATACTCAATATTTTAGGATTCTTACTTTCTTCAATGCTAGTTTATGGATGTATAAGATTGAGTCCAATAACATATTAATAAGGTTATTTCGTATTCATGCTAAAAGATTATATTTGATTCAACAAAAGTacctttattattttagtttaatgatAGAATTATCTATTAAACTTTTATAAGATCTAAATGCCTCTAATTCTATTTTATTGAATTGTgatgattaataaatatttatcccatttgattatttattaacataacaaatatagatttaaaaaaaaatctaactaaGATGccaagaaaaggaacaaaaagaaagaaaaagggaggtaaatacatgaaaaaaacctTGCTTTTCATGATATGATTTTATGATAGCCTGACCATCTCAAATGAGTACcaacacataatgaaaaaagacaaaaaaaaccttgaggaatttttttttcatttatacaCATAAATCCTCAAGTcaattagcattttttttttatttgcctgCCTCTAAatgtttattcaattaatttcttttaaattattaaaataagcAACCTGtttgaaagtaaataaataatcatcagAAGCtgattatttgaaaaaacaaatatgatgaAAATTAATGCTAAGTTTGTCACTtgacatatttaatattttcgcttcattaaaattatcttgataaatttaattaaatattttctttttaagtaaactaatttttcaacaaCTTGAATAATGTATGTGCGTGCAAAAATTACCAGTCCAAGAGAAAAGGGATACTAAtggtttattttctttctaaaacaGTCACATAAGAAACACACATTACCATCTAATCAATAGCATGAGCAACAAGCAATTGCATTATAATCTTTGCAAATTGGATGCtataattcaagaaataaatattaataattagaaAGACTGTAAAGCTTGAACCCAATAGGCACATACATTTATATAATCAGCTGAAGAA includes:
- the LOC18102350 gene encoding AMP deaminase isoform X2, which produces MDSSSPPPSSSLQLAMAALVGASLMAISAFFIHKRSVDQVLDRLITIRRNSLLKEKEKETVAVDDKNHDEDEEHGSDGELILIDRKILVSHSLDDDTAIPSYRRMSSSMPNVVLINDWFDEESMRFGLGSHREDNNLNFIPLGLPPLHTVPRQGDDKTLNYSSSLKRLASMGRLMTPRSPSGNAFDYSGDSEDEGTALADEDTTIYSQNVDSSADYINDIDPKIQNSTALQFSYVDSTNSVPGQNFEQHGDRKGHATSGHQVGSNPVIATMILPQRTSVPESINIEEEEVRKMIRECLDLRNSYLYTEKVAPWMKHSVEESTASEVNTDHFEPFPATSHCFRMEDGVVHVYASEHDTVELFPVASATAFFTDMHHVLRIMSIGNVRSACYLRLRFLEEKFRLHLLINADRESMAQKGAPHRDFYNIRKVDTHVHHSACMNQKHLLRFIKSKLREEPDEVVIFRDGKYMTLNEVFESLDLTVYDLNVDLLDVHADKSTFHRFDKFNLKYNPCGQSRLREIFLKQDNLIQGRFLAEVTKRVLSDLEASKYQMAEYRVSIYGRKQSEWDQLASWFINNAIYSENAVWLIQLPRLYNVYKQMGTVTSFQNILDNVFIPLFEVTINPSSHPQLHVFLMQVVGLDIVDDESRPERRPTKHMPKPAEWTNEFNPAYSYYAYYCYANLYTLNKLRESKGLPTIKFRPHCGEAGDVDHLAAAFLLCNNISHGINLRKSPVLQYLYYLAQIGLAMSPLSNNSLFLNYHHNPFPIFFQRGLNVSLSTDDPLQIHLTKEPLVEEYSVAAKVWKLSACDLCEIARNSVYQSGFSHAAKLHWLGSKYFLRGPEGNNIHKSNVPDIRIVFRHETWKEEMQYVFLGIDKFPEELDF
- the LOC18102350 gene encoding AMP deaminase isoform X3 gives rise to the protein MDSSSPPPSSSLQLAMAALVGASLMAISAFFIHKRSVDQVLDRLITIRRNSLLKEKEKETVAVDDKNHDEDEEHGSDGELILIDRKILVSHSLDDDTAIPSYRRMSSSMPNVVLINDWFDEESMRFGLGSHREDNNLNFIPLGLPPLHTVPRQGDDKTLNYSSSLKRLASMGRLMTPRSPSGNAFDYSGDSEDEGTALADEDTTIYSQNVDSSADYINDIDPKIQNSTALQFSYVDSTNSVPGQNFEQHGDRKGHATSGHQVGSNPVIATMILPQRTSVPESINIEEEEVRKMIRECLDLRNSYLYTEKVAPWMKHSVEESTASEVNTDHFEPFPATSHCFRMEDGVVHVYASEHDTVELFPVASATAFFTDMHHVLRIMSIGNVRSACYLRLRFLEEKFRLHLLINADRESMAQKGAPHRDFYNIRKVDTHVHHSACMNQKHLLRFIKSKLREEPDEVVIFRDGKYMTLNEVFESLDLTVYDLNVDLLDVHADKSTFHRFDKFNLKYNPCGQSRLREIFLKQDNLIQGRFLAEVTKRVLSDLEASKYQMAEYRVSIYGRKQSEWDQLASWFINNAIYSENAVWLIQVVGLDIVDDESRPERRPTKHMPKPAEWTNEFNPAYSYYAYYCYANLYTLNKLRESKGLPTIKFRPHCGEAGDVDHLAAAFLLCNNISHGINLRKSPVLQYLYYLAQIGLAMSPLSNNSLFLNYHHNPFPIFFQRGLNVSLSTDDPLQIHLTKEPLVEEYSVAAKVWKLSACDLCEIARNSVYQSGFSHAAKLHWLGSKYFLRGPEGNNIHKSNVPDIRIVFRHETWKEEMQYVFLGIDKFPEELDF